The following nucleotide sequence is from Paucidesulfovibrio longus DSM 6739.
CGCCTTTCCCGCCGGATGCCGGGCACTGGCGCATCTGGACGCGCCCGGCGAGCTCCGCCTGGAGCGGTACTGGGACTTCGACTTCCAGGAGCCGGAAAAGCCCCTGGCCGAGGCCGAATACGAGGAGGAGTTCGAGCGGCTCTTCCGCCAGGCCGTCCAGCGGCAGCTCGTCAGCGACGTGGAGGTCAGCGCCTTTCTCAGCGGCGGCATCGACTCCGGCGCCATCACGGCCATCGCCGCGGGCAGCCAGCCCTACATCAAGAGCTTCACCTGCGGCTTCGACCTCAGCTCCGCGTCCGGCATGGAGCTGAATTTCGACGAGCGCGCCAAGGCCGAGGCCCTTTCGTCCCTCTTCCGCACGGAGCACTACGAGATGGTGCTCAAGGCCGGAGACATGGAGCGCTGCCTGCCCGATCTGGTGCGGCACATCGAGGAGCCGCGCGTGGGCCAGAGCTATCCCAACTACTACGCCTGCAAGCTGGCCGGGAGCTTCTGCAAGGTGACGCTGGCGGGCACGGGCGGGGACGAGCTGTTCGGCGGGTATCCCTGGCGCTATTTCAAGGCCCCGGAAAGCGCGAATCTCGAAGAGTACGTGGACCGCTACTACCTCTACTGGCAGCGACTGGTGCCGAACACGGCGCTGCGCCGGATCTTCGCGCCCGTGCGCGGCGAGGTGGCCGGGGTCTGGACGCGGGACATCCTCCGCGACGTGTTCAAGAACCGGGAGATGCGCTTCGATTCGCCCGCGCAGCGCGTCAACCACTCCCTCTACCTCGAAGCCAAGACCTTTCTCCGGGGGCTGCTGACCGTGGAGGACAAGCTCTCCATGGCCCACGGCCTGGAAGTGCGCATTCCCTTCCTGGACAACGATCTCGTGGACTTCGCCATGCGCGTGCCCGTGCGGCTCAAGCTCGGCGACGAGGCCCTGGCCGACGCGTGCGCGCCGCCGCGCATCGACGAGAACCTGCTCGGCAAGCACATCACGTATAATCGGCGCCACCGCAACGGCAAGCTGCTGCTGCGCAACGTGCTCGGCAGATTCGTGCCGGAAAACATCTCCAACGGGGCCAAGCAGGGCTTTTCCGGACCGGACGCCTCCTGGTTCAAGGGCGAAAGCATCGACTACGTTCGCTCCGTGCTCTACGATGACCGGGCGAGCATCTACGGACTGATGGATCCCGCTGCGGTGCGCGGGCTGGTGGACGATCATCTCGAAGGCCGGGAAAACCGGCGGCTGTTCATCTGGTCGCTGCTCTATTTCGAACTCTGGCTGAAAACCTTCCTGTGAGTTGAGCATGTGCGGCATCGCCGGAATACTCCGCTTCGGCGGACCCACGCCCCCGGAAGGGGCCATGCGCGAGGAAATCCTGGCCATGACCGCCCGGCTGGCCCACCGAGGCCCGGACGGACGGGGCGCGTTCGCGCGCGGCGGCGTCGCCCTGGGCCACGCCCGGCTGGCCATCATCGACCTTTCCGAGAGCGGGGCGCAGCCCATGCGCACCACGGACGACCGGCTGGCCGTGACCTTCAACGGCGAAATCTACAACCACCGCGAGCTGCGCGCCGAGCTGGAAGCCGAGGGCTTCGCCTTCCGCTCCGGCTCGGACACCGAGGTCATCCTCCACGCCTGGGACCGCTGGGGCGAGGACTGCGTGGACCACTTCCAGGGCATGTTCGCCTTCGCCCTCTGCGACTTCCGGCTGGAGCGCCTCTTTCTGGCCCGCGACCATGCCGGGATCAAGCCGCTCTTCTACCGCCGGGGGCCGGGCTTCTTCGCCTTTGCTTCCGAGCTTTCCGCCCTGCGCGCGGTGAACGCGCCGCCGCCGCGCGGCTCCCTGCAGAACGTGGACTATTTTCTGCGCTTTCAGTACGTGCCCGCGCCACGGACCATTTTTTCGGACGTGTTCCAGCTCCGGCCCGCGCACTGCCTGCGGGTGGGCCTGGACGGCCGGGAGCAGGAGCCGCGCCGCTGGTGGCGGGTGCGCTTCGCGCCGGAGCCGCCGCGCCGCGCCGCCGAGGTCCGCGAGGAGGTCCGCGCGGCCTTGACCCGCGCCGTTTCCCGCTCCCTGGTGGCGGACGTGCCCGTGGGCATCTTTCTTTCCGGCGGGCTGGATTCCAGCGTGGTGGCCATGGAAGCGGCGCGGCTGGCCGATCTCCCGCCCACGGCGTTCTCCATCGGCTTCGGCGACCGCGCGAAGGACGAGCTGCCCTGGGCCGAGCAGGCCGCCCGCACCCTGAGCCTGGAGCTGCGCAGCGAGGTCGTGGAGCACGCCTCCCTGGACATCCTCCCGGAGCTGCTCGACCATTACGGCGAGCCTTTCGGCGACGCCTCGGCCATTCCGTCCTGGTACGTGGCCCGGCTGGCCCGGCGCGAAGGCATCAAGACCGTGCTTTCCGGCGACGGCGGGGACGAGCTTTTCGGCGGGTACGAGCGCTTCCTGGCCTGGGCGCGCGGGGGCAAGTGGGCCGCTGCCCGGCGCAGCGAGCTTTGGCGCGACATCCGCTTCGGCAGGATGAAGACCCTGCGCGACTGGATCGACGGCTTCGGATTCGGCCCGGAAGCCTGGACCCGCTTCGTCTGCTTCGCGTTCTGGCCGCAGCGCGCGCGGCTCTGGCGGCCGGAGCTGCGCCACCTGGCGGACACGCCCAGCGGACCGTTCCTGCTCTCCTGGGTCCACGCGCGCAAGAGCGGCAAGGGCCGGAGCATGGCCCTGCCCCAGTCCATGGACTACGAGAACTACCTGCCCGGAGCCGTGCTGGCCAAGGTGGACCGCGCGAGCATGGCCCACGGCCTGGAGGTCCGCCCCGCCCTGCTCGACCGCGAGCTGACCGAGGCCGCGGCCCGGCTGCCGGAAATCTGCAAGCACGACCGGGGCCGCAGCGGCAAGCTCGTGCTCAAGGAAATCCTGCGCGAGCGCTTCGACAGCGCCTTTGTGGACCGGCCCAAGCAGGGATTCGGCATTCCGCGCGGCAAGTGGCTCTCGCCGGGCGCGCGCGGCTGGGAGATGCTTGGCGACCTGCTGCTCGCGGGCCGCTCCCCCCTGCACGACTGGTTCGAACCCGGCGAAATCGAGCGGCACATCCGCATGCACGAGCGCGGCCTGGACAACTCCCAGCACACCTGGCTGCTGCTGGTCCTGGCTCTCTGGGCCGACCGCAATCCCGACATTTCCTTCACCGAAACCCCAGGCAGCCCCCCGGAAGGAGGCGGCGCATGACCCACGCCCCCATCGCCCTGTTTTGCTACAATCGGCCCGAACACCTCGCCCGGACCCTGGACGCCCTGGAAGCGAATCCGGAATTCGCGCGCAGCAAGGTCTACGCCTTTTGCGAAGGCCCGAAGGACGAGGCGGAACAGCCCCAGGTGGACGCGGTGCGCGCCCTGCTGCGCCGCCGCGCCGGAAAAATGGACCTGGAGCTGGTGGAGCGCGGGGAAAACCTCGGCCTGCGCGCCAGCATCGTGGACGGCGTGACCCGCGTCTGTCGGGAGCATGGCCGGGCCATCGTGGTGGAGGACGACATCGTGGCCAGCCCGGTCTTCCTGAACTCCATGAACGCGGCCCTGAACCGCTACGAAGACACGCCGGAGGTCATGCACGTTTCCGGCTATTTCCTGCCCGTGGACCCGGCCGGACTGCCCGAAAGCTTTTTTTACCGCCCGACGAGCTGCTGGGGCTGGGCCACCTGGCGCGAGAGCTGGCAGCACCTTGACCTGGACGCCGCAGGATTGCTCGCCCGGCTGCAAGGCGAGGCCGGAGAACGCTTCGATCTGGACGGAGCCTACGACTTCCGCGCGCATCTGCGCCTGAACCTCGAAGGCCGCATGTTCACCTGGGCCATCTTCTGGTACGCTTCGGTCTTTCTGCGCGGAGGCTTCTGCCTGCATCCCCGGATTTCCCTGACGCGCAACATCGGCCATGACGGCGGGGGCAGCAACTGCCGCCCGACCACGAGCTTTCTCGGCGAGATGGGCGGCGCTCCCGTAAGCGCCTTCCCGGACGTCCTGCAAGAGGAGCCGCTCGCACTGGCGCGGGCGCGGGAATTCTACCTCAACAACAAGGGCCGCGTATGACCGCCTGTCCGCTGTGCAGCGCTCCGGGGGCGGCCCCGCTCGAACACGTCCGATCCGAAGACATCGCCGCGCTCTACGAGCGCTTTTTCCGCATGGACGCGGCCCGGCTGCTGCCCGCCCAAGGCCTGGACTACCGCGAGTGCCCGACCTGCGGCCTGGGCTGGTTCTCCCCGGCCGCGCCCGGCGACGGCGACTTCTACGCGGACCTGCAACGCTTCGACTGGTACTACGACCCGCAGCGGCCCGATTTCGACGCGGGCGCGGCCTATGTCCGCCCCGGCGACCGCGTGCTCGACGCGGGCTGCGGCCGGGGAGCCTTTGCATCCCGCCTGGAAGAACAGATGGCCGCCCGCATGGTGGAAAGGCACGGCGCCCAGAGCGCTGCCGTGGCCTACGAGGGACTGGAAACCAGCGAAAACGCGGTCTGCATGGCCTGCGCGTCCGGGCTGAACGTGCACTGCGCCGACATCGCGGAATTCGCGGAGCAGCGCGCCGGGGAATACGACGCGGTCTGCGTTTTCCAGGCTCTGGAGCATGTTCCCGCGCCCGGAGCGTTTCTGGACGCGGCGCGGCAACTGCTCGCTCCCGGAGGCAGGCTGATCGTGTCCGTTCCCTCCCAGAGCGCGTTCGTGGGCCGGTCCTGCAACGCGGTGCTGAACCTGCCGCCGCACCACCTGAGCCGCTGGCCCGACCGGACCCTGAAATATCTCGCGCAGCGGCTCGGATTGAACCTGCTGCGCCTCGAGCACCTGCCCCTGGAGCCGGTGCACCATGAATGGTACGCCATGACGCGCATTCTCGAAAAGCTGCGCAGCAGCGGCGCGCCGAGGCTGGTGGACGGCTCCCTGGCGTTCTGGCGGCGCTATCGGCTGGCGCGCTTCCTGGCCCGGCGCGGCGCGGCCGCACCCGACCCGCACCATCCGCCGGACGGCCACACCGTGCTCGTGGTCCTGGAAAACGACAACACCGCAGCCAGGGAGGAACAATGACCGCCGCTGTTTCGGAAAACATGCTCCCCAGCCTGAACCTGGACTACGACCTCTGCCTCCAGCGCCTGCGCAGCAAGCGGGAATGGCTGCGCTCCCCGGAAGCGCAGGCCGCGTTTGCCGGGCTTGCCGAACGCCTGAAGGAGTTCGGCCAAAGGCCGCGCATCGCCCTCTACGGCTCCTCCTGGTCCGGATACATGGCCGCAAACCTGCTGGAGCAGGCAAACGCGGGCGCCGTGGAACTCGTGTTCGAGTCCAGCGACCCCCTGCCCGAACTGGCCCACCTGCCGCACCGGAACCTGCTGCATGGGGATGCACGCGACTCGGCGGACTGCGTCCTGCTGGCCACGGCTCCGCGCCACTACCCCTTCATCGAACCCCTGGTCCGGGCCAAGGTGGACGCGCCCCTGGTGGTGGGCATGTACGCGCCGCAGAAGCCGGAAATCCCCCTGCCCGAACCCGACTCCTCCCTGGGCGTCCGCACCCGGGTGGGCACGGCCGGAGTGGAAGCGCGCCTGCCCCTGCACCGCTCGAACCTGGCCCTGGTGCTCATCGACCTCTGGGATCTGGGCAGGCCCTCGTCCCCGTACGACGACTGCATCCCGGAACTGCTCGCCCTGGCCCGACGACACGACCTGACCGTGATCCATGCGCCGAGCTACAAGCTCAAGCCGGGAGGCGGGTTCGTGACCAAGTCCCTGGAAACGCCCGTTGCCGCGTCCCAAGAGTGGCCCCCCCTGGAATTCCGCAACCGCCAGGGCCGATTCGGACACTGCGACCACACGGCCCGGAGACTCAAGGCCGGCGACCCCCGGCCCCTGGGTCTGCTCGACTGCGCCATGCCCGTGGACCGGCCCAACGAATACGTGGAGTCCTCCTTGGAAGGCGTGCTCGAAATCCTCGAACGCCGGCGGATCCTCTATCCGCTCTACGCCGGGGGCGGCACGCTGCAATGCCTGGTGTTCAAGCCCGCAGGCTATTTGAACCTCGCGCGGCACGGCTACCAGCCCATCCTGGTGCGCGACGCCACTGCCGACAACCTCCAGGAAGTGGACGGCGCGCTCGTGGACATGCAGGCCGCCGGAGTGGCCTGTTTCGAAAATCTCTGCGGCCTCTCCACGACCATCACCGACCTGCGCGACGCCCTGGACGCTCCGAGCGCGGGCAGGGAGCGGAGCTAGGCCATGTGCGGCATCTTCGGCGTTGTGGGACGGCTCGACGCGGACACGGCCGGGCGCTGCCTGGACCGCCTCGCGCATCGCGGCCCGGACGGCCGGGGCCTGGAAATCCTCGACGGCTGCGTGCTCGGCCATCGCCGCCTCGCCATCCTGGACGCCTCCGAGGCCGGAAAGCAGCCCATGACCTCGGCCTGCGGGCGCTGGACCCTGAGCTTCAACGGCGAAATCTACAATTTTCTCGAACTGCGCGCGGACCTGGAAGCGCGGGGCCGGACCTTTCATTCCGGCAGCGACACCGAGGTGCTTCTGGAAGCGCTGGTCCTCTGGGGACCGGACTGCCTTTCGCGCTGCAACGGCATGTGGGCGCTGGCCCTCTGGGACAGGCGCGAACATAGGCTGCTGCTGGCGCGCGACCGTTTCGGCAAGAAGCCGCTCTTCTGGGCCGAGACGCGCCACGGCCTGGCCTTTGCCTCGGAAATGAAGGCGCTCTTCCCCCTGCTGGACAGGCTGGAGGCGAATCCGGAGCTGGCCGGGTCGAGCCGCCGGATCATGAGCTACGAGGGCACGCCGGACTGCCTCGTGCGCGGGATCAACCGCTTTCCGGCCGGGCACCTAGCCTGGACGCGCGGCGAGGCCCCCCGGCCCGTGCGCTGGTGGAACACCCTGGACCACCTGGAAACCCCGCCCGCCCGCTTCGAGGAGCAGGCGGAACGTTTCCGCGAACTGTTCCTGGACGCCTGCCGCCTGCGCCTGCGCAGCGACGTGCCCCTGGGCACCTCCCTTTCCGGCGGGCTGGACTCCGGAGCCGTTGTCTGCGCCCTGGCCCACCTGGAACGGCAGGGCGGCCGCGCCCCGCGCCAGGGCCGCGACTGGCGCAACGCCTTTTGCGCGGCGTTTCCGGGCACGCCCCTGGACGAGTCCGCCCCGGCCACGCTCGCGGCGCGCCACGCCGGGCTGGACGCGCATCTGGTGGAAACCGACCCGGCCTCGGTTCCGGACACGCTCTACCGCGACCTCTGGCTGCTGGAAGAGCAGCACCTGACCCTGCCCTCGCCGTTCATGCGCGTCTACGCGGCGCAGCGGCGCAGCGGCGTGCGCGTGAGCCTGGACGGGCACGGCGCGGACGAGATGTTCGCGGGCTACGGCTTTGATTACCTGCACGCCATGCACGACGCCCCGCCCTGGCGCTGGCCGGACGTGGCCGCCGCCTACCGGGCCGGACTGCCGCGCGGACCGCAATTTCCCCGGCCCTCGACCCTGCGGCTCGTGCGCGACCACCTGAAAAACCGGCTGCGCCGCGAGCCAGCGCCCATGTTCGGCGGACCGGACGCGGACCACCCGGCCTGGCAGGGCATGGGCCGCCTGAACCGGCTGCTCCACCACGGCTTCCACCGCACCATCCTGCCCACGCTGCTGCGCAACTACGACCGCTATTCCATGGCCTGCGGCGTGGAGGTGCGCATGCCCTTCATGGACCACCGCATCGTGACCTTCGCCTTTTCCCTGCCCTGGACCTCCAAGCTGCGCGGCGGGTTCAGCAAGGCCGTTGTCCGCGCGGGCATGGCCCCGCTCATGCCACGCGAAATCGCCTGGGCCAGGACCAAGATCGGGTTCAACGCCCCGGCCCTGGAATGGATGCGCGGGCCGCTGCGCCCGTTCTTCGAGGACGCCCTGCATTCGCGGGCCTTCCGCGAGTCCGGACTGGCGGACCAGCCCCTGGCGGCCGGGCGCTTTCAGGCCCTGGTCGATGCCGAGCGGCCCACCTTCGACCAGGCCCAGGCCTGCTGGACCGCATTTTTGCCATTTTTCTGGGAGGAGGCCGTGCTGCGCGGCAAGGGCGAGCCCAAGGGGGGAACGTGCGCGTCGTCCTGCTGAACACCTTTGAGGACAAGGGCGGCGCTGCGCGGGCCGCTGTGCGCCTCTTCGAGGGGCTGCGGGGGCTGCCGGAGCTGGACGCGCGCATGCTCGTGCGCGAGGCCGGAGCGGGCAGGCCGGGCGTTCGCGTGCTGCCGGGGCTGCCGACGGCCTGGACCGCGCGCCTGGACCAGCGCGCGCTCAAGGCGGCCCACCCCCGGCGCGAGCGCATCCCCTTTTCCGTGAACCGCGTGCCCGGCCTCGCGGCCGCCGCCCTGCGCGGCCTGCGGCCCGACGTGGCCCACCTGCACTGGCTCCACTGCGGCCTCACCCGCATCGAGAGCCTGGCCCGGCTGGAGGTTCCCGTGGTCTGGACCATCCACGACATGTGGGCCTTTACCGGAGTCTGCCACTACGCGGGCGGCTGCGAGCGCTACCTGCACGGCTGCGGCTCCTGCCCGGCCCTGCGCAGCGAAAATCCCGGCGACGTGTCCGCGCGGACCTTCGCCCGCAAGGCCGCCGCCTGGCCGCGCATGAACCTGACCGTGGTTTCGCCGAGCCGCTGGCTCGCCCGGCTGGCGCGCAAAAGCCCGCTTCTCGGCGGGAAGAGGGTGGAGGTCATTCCCAACGGCCTGGACACCGAGACGTTCGCGCCCCTTTCCGCCGCCGGGCGCGTTCTGGCCAGGCAGCGGCTCGGACTGCCCGCCGACGCCGAGCGGCCCTTGCTCCTCTTCGGCGCGGACTTCGCCCTGCGGGACGCGCGCAAGGGCGGAGGCGACCTGCTCGCGGCCCTGGCCCGGAGCGGGCTGCAAGCGGACCTGGCCATTTTCGGGCACGACGGCCCGGCTCCGCAGGTCGAAGGATGCAGGGTCCACGGCCTCGGATACCTGCGCGACGACGCGCACCTCGCCGAGGTCTACGCCGCCTGCGATCTCTACGTCCTGCCCACGCTCCAGGACAATCTGCCCAACACCGTGCTGGAATCCCTGGCCTGCGGAACGCCCGTGCTGAGCTACGACGTGGGCGGGGTGCCCGAAATGATCGAGGACGGGAAAAACGGATTTCTCGTGGCCGGCGCGGCCGAAATGCGCGGGGAGGAACGCGCCGAAGCCTTGGCCCGGACCCTGCGAGCGGCCCTGACGACCCTGGGCGCGCCGGAACGCGCCGCGCAGCTGCGGGCCGGGGCGAGGGAAAAGGCGCTCGGGGAATATTCGCTGGAAAGGACGGCGCGGCGCTACGCCGCGCTCTACGCGGAGCTGCACTGAAACACGGGATTCGCGGCAGGGCCGGTCCCGGCGGGGCCGAAGCTCCGCTCAGGTCCGCTTCTTATGGATCCGCTGAATGGCGTCGCGCAGGTGTTCGACCTCGAAGGGCTTGGCCAGATAGCCGTCCATGCCCCGCGCCATGAAGGATTCGCGCTCGCTTTCCATGGCATAGGCCGTCACCGCGATCACGGGCAGGCTGCGCGGAACGCTGGCGATCTCGCCCTTGCGGATGGCGTCGAGCACCTCCAGGCCGTTGACCTTGGGCATCTGGATGTCCAGCAGCACCAGGTCGATGCCGCCCTTGGCCAGAGCCTCCAGTGCAAGCTCTCCGTCCTCGGCCTCGATGACGCGGTGGCCGAGCTTTTCCAGGTAGCGGGTGACGACGAACCGGTTGGTGGCGTCGTCTTCCGCATAGAGAATGCTCAGCTTGGCTTCGCCGCCCTCGTTTGCCGCAGCGCTTCGAGCGTCGGTCTTGCGCTTCTTTCCCGGCAGGCGCAGCACCGTGGTGAAGAAAAAGCTGCTGCCCTCGCCGAGCGCGCTCTCGACCCAAAGCCGTCCGCCGAGCATCTCCACGAGCTGCCGGGCGATGGACAGGCCGAGGCCGGTGCCCCCGTAGGCCTTGGTCATGCAGTCCTCGGCCAGGGTGAAGCTCTCGAAGATCTCCTTCTGCTTGTCCTGGGCTATGCCGATGCCGGTGTCCTGCACCGTGAAGAGCACCACCACGGCGCCCTCGGAAAGCTCGTCCGCGCCCCGGCGGTGGCGGCTGGCCAGGGAGACGCGCACCTTGACCGTGCCCTTGTCCGTGAACTTGACCGCGTTGGACAGCAGGTTGGAAAGCACCTGGGCCAGCCGGGTCGGGTCGCCTTCGACCTCGTCCGGCACGGATTC
It contains:
- the asnB gene encoding asparagine synthase (glutamine-hydrolyzing), which produces MCGICGIFGPRGKALEPALLEAMTGELAHRGPDGSGLYLTPGLGLGHRRLAILDLDERAAQPMRAAERGLALVYNGEIYNYRELRAELEALGHGFRTTSDTEVVLESYAAWGPACVERFNGMFALALWDARANTLFLARDRYGIKPLYYARARQGLAFASEVKALLKVPGVERSLDLEAVYEYFTFQNLFTDRTFHRGVTAFPAGCRALAHLDAPGELRLERYWDFDFQEPEKPLAEAEYEEEFERLFRQAVQRQLVSDVEVSAFLSGGIDSGAITAIAAGSQPYIKSFTCGFDLSSASGMELNFDERAKAEALSSLFRTEHYEMVLKAGDMERCLPDLVRHIEEPRVGQSYPNYYACKLAGSFCKVTLAGTGGDELFGGYPWRYFKAPESANLEEYVDRYYLYWQRLVPNTALRRIFAPVRGEVAGVWTRDILRDVFKNREMRFDSPAQRVNHSLYLEAKTFLRGLLTVEDKLSMAHGLEVRIPFLDNDLVDFAMRVPVRLKLGDEALADACAPPRIDENLLGKHITYNRRHRNGKLLLRNVLGRFVPENISNGAKQGFSGPDASWFKGESIDYVRSVLYDDRASIYGLMDPAAVRGLVDDHLEGRENRRLFIWSLLYFELWLKTFL
- the asnB gene encoding asparagine synthase (glutamine-hydrolyzing); its protein translation is MCGIAGILRFGGPTPPEGAMREEILAMTARLAHRGPDGRGAFARGGVALGHARLAIIDLSESGAQPMRTTDDRLAVTFNGEIYNHRELRAELEAEGFAFRSGSDTEVILHAWDRWGEDCVDHFQGMFAFALCDFRLERLFLARDHAGIKPLFYRRGPGFFAFASELSALRAVNAPPPRGSLQNVDYFLRFQYVPAPRTIFSDVFQLRPAHCLRVGLDGREQEPRRWWRVRFAPEPPRRAAEVREEVRAALTRAVSRSLVADVPVGIFLSGGLDSSVVAMEAARLADLPPTAFSIGFGDRAKDELPWAEQAARTLSLELRSEVVEHASLDILPELLDHYGEPFGDASAIPSWYVARLARREGIKTVLSGDGGDELFGGYERFLAWARGGKWAAARRSELWRDIRFGRMKTLRDWIDGFGFGPEAWTRFVCFAFWPQRARLWRPELRHLADTPSGPFLLSWVHARKSGKGRSMALPQSMDYENYLPGAVLAKVDRASMAHGLEVRPALLDRELTEAAARLPEICKHDRGRSGKLVLKEILRERFDSAFVDRPKQGFGIPRGKWLSPGARGWEMLGDLLLAGRSPLHDWFEPGEIERHIRMHERGLDNSQHTWLLLVLALWADRNPDISFTETPGSPPEGGGA
- a CDS encoding class I SAM-dependent methyltransferase, with product MTACPLCSAPGAAPLEHVRSEDIAALYERFFRMDAARLLPAQGLDYRECPTCGLGWFSPAAPGDGDFYADLQRFDWYYDPQRPDFDAGAAYVRPGDRVLDAGCGRGAFASRLEEQMAARMVERHGAQSAAVAYEGLETSENAVCMACASGLNVHCADIAEFAEQRAGEYDAVCVFQALEHVPAPGAFLDAARQLLAPGGRLIVSVPSQSAFVGRSCNAVLNLPPHHLSRWPDRTLKYLAQRLGLNLLRLEHLPLEPVHHEWYAMTRILEKLRSSGAPRLVDGSLAFWRRYRLARFLARRGAAAPDPHHPPDGHTVLVVLENDNTAAREEQ
- a CDS encoding cysteine hydrolase family protein; the protein is MTAAVSENMLPSLNLDYDLCLQRLRSKREWLRSPEAQAAFAGLAERLKEFGQRPRIALYGSSWSGYMAANLLEQANAGAVELVFESSDPLPELAHLPHRNLLHGDARDSADCVLLATAPRHYPFIEPLVRAKVDAPLVVGMYAPQKPEIPLPEPDSSLGVRTRVGTAGVEARLPLHRSNLALVLIDLWDLGRPSSPYDDCIPELLALARRHDLTVIHAPSYKLKPGGGFVTKSLETPVAASQEWPPLEFRNRQGRFGHCDHTARRLKAGDPRPLGLLDCAMPVDRPNEYVESSLEGVLEILERRRILYPLYAGGGTLQCLVFKPAGYLNLARHGYQPILVRDATADNLQEVDGALVDMQAAGVACFENLCGLSTTITDLRDALDAPSAGRERS
- the asnB gene encoding asparagine synthase (glutamine-hydrolyzing); this encodes MCGIFGVVGRLDADTAGRCLDRLAHRGPDGRGLEILDGCVLGHRRLAILDASEAGKQPMTSACGRWTLSFNGEIYNFLELRADLEARGRTFHSGSDTEVLLEALVLWGPDCLSRCNGMWALALWDRREHRLLLARDRFGKKPLFWAETRHGLAFASEMKALFPLLDRLEANPELAGSSRRIMSYEGTPDCLVRGINRFPAGHLAWTRGEAPRPVRWWNTLDHLETPPARFEEQAERFRELFLDACRLRLRSDVPLGTSLSGGLDSGAVVCALAHLERQGGRAPRQGRDWRNAFCAAFPGTPLDESAPATLAARHAGLDAHLVETDPASVPDTLYRDLWLLEEQHLTLPSPFMRVYAAQRRSGVRVSLDGHGADEMFAGYGFDYLHAMHDAPPWRWPDVAAAYRAGLPRGPQFPRPSTLRLVRDHLKNRLRREPAPMFGGPDADHPAWQGMGRLNRLLHHGFHRTILPTLLRNYDRYSMACGVEVRMPFMDHRIVTFAFSLPWTSKLRGGFSKAVVRAGMAPLMPREIAWARTKIGFNAPALEWMRGPLRPFFEDALHSRAFRESGLADQPLAAGRFQALVDAERPTFDQAQACWTAFLPFFWEEAVLRGKGEPKGGTCASSC
- a CDS encoding glycosyltransferase, with protein sequence MRVVLLNTFEDKGGAARAAVRLFEGLRGLPELDARMLVREAGAGRPGVRVLPGLPTAWTARLDQRALKAAHPRRERIPFSVNRVPGLAAAALRGLRPDVAHLHWLHCGLTRIESLARLEVPVVWTIHDMWAFTGVCHYAGGCERYLHGCGSCPALRSENPGDVSARTFARKAAAWPRMNLTVVSPSRWLARLARKSPLLGGKRVEVIPNGLDTETFAPLSAAGRVLARQRLGLPADAERPLLLFGADFALRDARKGGGDLLAALARSGLQADLAIFGHDGPAPQVEGCRVHGLGYLRDDAHLAEVYAACDLYVLPTLQDNLPNTVLESLACGTPVLSYDVGGVPEMIEDGKNGFLVAGAAEMRGEERAEALARTLRAALTTLGAPERAAQLRAGAREKALGEYSLERTARRYAALYAELH